GAGACAGCCATGCGTGCCAACTGGAATGTCTCGCTACTAACTCCTTGGTCATGACTTTGGAAAGCAACATCTCTTGCGGGGCGAAAGCCGGGTTTGCCCAGCGTGCCTTCTTAGCGATACCGACATGCGGCTCACGTCTGGTGCGATGACGAAAACCTATATTCGGACGCTATGGGTGATTTCGTCGGCGCGGGTCTGTCCGGTTCACAAGCTTGCTTTAATCCCACCGCCAGAAGATTCTTCCAAACATGAATTTGTAGATGCCTGGCTGCCTTGGATGTTTGAAGTGGTGGAGGGTGAACTCGACCAGAAGATTATTTGGGGTGGTCTGTACGATGACCACGTCGTTCGCCGGCTTAACGGCGACCATCCCGAAGGATGGGCAAACAGCTTCCCCATCGGGGCATTGGGCGCGATTTGCGAGGTGTTGGGGGGCTCTGTCATCCACGGGAAGACCGCCACTTTGGGCCGGCTCTCGCAAGAAGAACTAGCGATCGCAACATCTGCCGGGTCTGCTATGTTGAATGCTGGCCCCTCCGAAGTACGTTCTTATTTCGAACGCTTAAGAACGCACCCGGGAAAGCCACAAGACAGGCCGCAAGCGCGCTATGGCCGGATTTACGATTGGCTGAAACGGGGGACAGAGAGCGGCCCTGAGTTTGAGCCTCTAAAAGATCTGTTGCGGCATCATATTCTGGAAAATTGGCCATTTGGGGGCCGGAGAACAGGCGCTGGACCACACTTTGACTGAGCGACGCCTCCATTCTATCCGGACGGCGGCAACGGCCAATGATCTGCACCCGAAACGATTGCGCCGCATCTTGGCTGACGCGGGCATCATACAGAACAGCAATCTGGCTGACTTTGAGATCATCTTTGACGCAGCGAAGGCGCGTGAGATCCTTGAGCAGGCAAGTGGTTCAGTTGCGTTTACTGCGGCACAAAAGAGATTGGGTTTGACCCGTGGCCAAATAGAAACGCTGATTAAGCCCGAGATTCCGATCCCGGGTGAGGGGGGCAATCTCGCGCGCCCAAGGTTCACTGAGGCGACAATCGTATCGTGGCTGGAGATGTTTGAATCATTTCCTGAATCTGAGAAGTGGGAGACGTTGACCACCATCGCCG
The Rhodobacteraceae bacterium S2214 genome window above contains:
- a CDS encoding TniQ family protein, whose amino-acid sequence is MRGESRVCPACLLSDTDMRLTSGAMTKTYIRTLWVISSARVCPVHKLALIPPPEDSSKHEFVDAWLPWMFEVVEGELDQKIIWGGLYDDHVVRRLNGDHPEGWANSFPIGALGAICEVLGGSVIHGKTATLGRLSQEELAIATSAGSAMLNAGPSEVRSYFERLRTHPGKPQDRPQARYGRIYDWLKRGTESGPEFEPLKDLLRHHILENWPFGGRRTGAGPHFD